A region of Polyangiaceae bacterium DNA encodes the following proteins:
- a CDS encoding SDR family NAD(P)-dependent oxidoreductase — MSAGIEEYRSRLRDALVTINQLKAKLETLTRARSEPIAIIGMACRFPGGGNTPERFSQALEAGLDAVTEVPPDRWAIDVATDDPMSRAIRWGAFIEHVDQFDAEFFGISPREATRLDPQQRLLLEVTWEALEAAGVIPPRLMGSRTGVFLGMMTNDYALVNANAGADQQDVYSVTGNGHSFPAGRLSYTLGLQGPSLVVDTACSSSLVATHLASHSLRTGECDLAIVGGVNLILSPETMEQIAKTRALSPDGRCKTFDATANGYVRGEGCGVLVLKRLADARRDKDPIVALIRGSAVNQDGRSTGLTTPNVLAQETLLRTALATSGVAPEEIGYVEAHGTGTPLGDPIEIDAMRAVFGTPRADGSACIIGAVKTNIGHLEAGAGVASIIKTAQIFRRSMIPANGNFRTLNPRIDIDDTALVLATANRQWPRENKRRRAGVSSFGMSGTNAHVILEEAPEEASGPSSESFSSFLLPLSAAKTESLVALARSYAEWFAEANHAALSDVVYTASVRRTHHPHRLAIVARAREEFATLLGAFSRGEVPRGVVQGQAAPQNASGVVFVFSGQGSQWATMGMELLEHEPIFRATLEEIDTLLRRYVSFSLLAELRAPENESRLGETEIVQPALFAIQVGLARLLESWGIQPGAAIGHSVGEIAAAHVAGMLSLEDAVRLVARRGQIMQKATGRGKMVWAALPADEVSEALSGLENELAIAAINDPKSVVLSGENTALDTVVAQLDERGVATRPLRVNYAFHSPQMDPLARELVASLDALRAKSGAIPLFSTVTGTRIDGERLTTDYWGRNVRSTVNFAGAVRSALQDGFCVFVEVGPHPVLLSNLQECANTSNAYARFVPTLRRHEKERHAILEALGALYVAGVDVEWEKLQARDGRVVALPTYPWHRQRHWIDGPTFKSKNISDRSSLDELLYSIAWRPKPAPNAGPTPRASGGAWLMFMDRAGLGDDLCAHLQKSGATCIRVEAGDSYAMLGKHHFRIDISQPGDYEAVLQNAARDAPALTGVIHLFNIDAPDWEQTNGLALQAMRIRCTVSALHLARALVRQNWRDKPRLWLVSRGAIAVGQKARAVSVAQAPVWGLARTITIEHPELDCTCVDLDASRDFDAAAALARQFESNATENQIALRRDGEFVARLVRAHVTDAIAANFSVRENATYLITGGLGGLGLSVAQWLVRAGARHVALMGRRGPSEATQKAIATMEGSGANVVVLQCDVSSAEALSTALRTIRERMPELRGIVHAAGVVEDRTILELTADHVERVFAPKVDGAWNLHSLTLDQKLDFFVLYSSVASLIGSPGQGNYAAANAFLDALAHARAAMGLAGTSIHWGPFTEVGMAAAHQNRGERIANRGIEGLSPDEGNHALQRLLERPRTEVGVLRFDLRQWLDFFPQLAGQPFWSEIDGKPTRDAPETTATSSLRATLEASPHAERASILEEHLRTQLGHILQVDPSRIDRKAPFRTLGVDSLMSLELRNRLERTIGTKLPATLLFTYPHIEALTPFLLVEGGFSAVPQSETVVAAKSAVVVHDDDCIAIIGQACRFPGGGSDPEAFWHALLDGVDAVREVMPARWRLGTIAETHSGAKYAALLDGIDKFDAAFFGISPREAEALDPQQRMLLEVSWEALENAGLPPDQLVGSKTGVFVGVTALDYQRVVLSHPEHLDAYGATGTMLSTAAGRVSYVLGLQGPAVALDTACSSSLVAIHLARQSILNGESDLAIAGGVNALFSWENMVMLSAMRALSPDGRCKTLDARANGYVRGEGCGMVVLKRYSDAMRDGDRILALIRGSAMNQDGRSTGLTAPNVLAQQALLRQALENARLGPDDIGYIEMHGTGTPLGDPIEADALRAIFGSPRADGSSCVLGAVKTNIGHLESAAGVAGLIKIIQSFRHEVVPANLHFRALNPRISMDATPFAIPAEPRPWPRGNKRRRAGVSSFGMSGTNAHIILEEAPAQPSATDIERVSWHMLPLSAKTPQALSAMAKSYADWFVNTKDVALHDIFFTASARRSHHEHRLATIARTHEEFAEMLAAFARGDVMSGVARGPTRPPDDARIVYVFSGQGSQWATMSRQLDKDEPVFHAKLEEIDLLLRQYVPWSLHDELSAKEDGSRLGETVIAQPAIFAVQVALGALFESWGITPHAVIGHSVGEIAAAHICGSLSLAEAVRLVVLRGNIMQKATGNGKMAWAALSAKEAMQIIAGREDELSIGAINDPSSVVLSGETRALDAVVAELGRRGVATRPLRVNYAFHSPQMTPLASELVAELGSIEMARGVLPMYSSVTGHRLAENDLDAAYWGHNVRDTVDFAAAVDAALDDGYRIFLEMAPHPVLLANLQQCASAKNVDALMVPTLRRQGDERRSLLEALGALWAEGLKVNWQKLLGERGQVVTLPAYAWQRERYWIEEANAHVQEAPPARDPLDDLLYSVNWHKHEIKERATASSRPGSAWLVFTDDSGVGEKLGASFDAQNIDWIHVRAGDEYERRGSTFYTLDPQKVEHYRSLLREAFPEGRDCLGIVYLFALDHGAPESTTEETLQRDQIRGFWGATCFVQALLRHGWRDKPPLWLVTRGAVPAGGAAVSNPAQAPLWGLGRTLTIEYPELRCVCIDLNPTIHADEARHFARELETADGESSVALRSDGRYVARLEHTRIVESASNVRLLEHATYLITGGLGGLGLSVAQWMVESGARHLVLVGRQTPSHEARLAIQKMEAAGARIRIMQGDVTRRADVSSLFQAISEDGPPLRGIIHAAGIPGKTVPLSELGKDEFDSVIAAKVHGAWHLHDLSRGSSLDFFILYSSASALLGLVGRASYAAANAFLDAMALWRQGQGLPCTSIQWGAFASVGMARRQDAQERLSESGLSGLAPAQGLHALAKLIAHPQPNIVVMHFSLRQWLDVFPHLSDAPLFRELQGRTDGAIPVPAAAVEYPMQQRLAAAAPKDRPEMVEAHVRNLLGRVLKLPPDRIGRLAPFQTLGVDSLLSLEVRNRLESEFGVRLPATLLFTYANLADLSKSLLDLLGPVGATQDESPSASVSNETDVPDDVANATGADLFELLDAELALADKGV, encoded by the coding sequence ATGAGCGCGGGGATCGAAGAGTATCGCTCTCGTTTACGAGACGCACTCGTCACGATCAACCAGCTCAAAGCAAAGCTCGAAACACTCACACGAGCGCGCTCGGAACCGATTGCCATCATCGGCATGGCTTGCCGATTTCCTGGCGGTGGCAATACACCCGAGCGGTTTTCTCAAGCATTGGAAGCGGGCCTGGATGCCGTCACCGAGGTACCCCCTGATCGCTGGGCCATTGACGTGGCAACGGACGATCCAATGTCGCGGGCGATCCGATGGGGTGCATTCATCGAGCACGTCGACCAATTCGATGCGGAATTTTTCGGCATTTCGCCACGCGAGGCAACGCGACTCGACCCGCAGCAACGACTCTTGCTCGAGGTCACCTGGGAGGCGCTCGAAGCAGCCGGCGTGATTCCGCCTCGACTGATGGGCAGTCGCACAGGCGTTTTTCTTGGAATGATGACGAACGATTATGCGCTGGTCAATGCGAACGCCGGCGCGGACCAGCAAGACGTCTATAGCGTCACCGGCAATGGCCATTCTTTTCCCGCAGGAAGACTTTCCTACACGCTCGGGCTCCAAGGACCGAGTCTGGTCGTCGACACTGCCTGCTCGTCGTCGCTCGTCGCAACGCACCTTGCAAGCCATAGCTTGCGAACGGGCGAATGTGATCTTGCCATTGTGGGCGGAGTCAATCTGATTCTATCGCCTGAAACGATGGAGCAAATCGCAAAAACGCGAGCCTTGTCGCCGGATGGTCGTTGCAAAACGTTCGATGCGACAGCCAATGGGTATGTTCGGGGCGAAGGCTGTGGCGTACTTGTGCTGAAGAGGCTGGCGGATGCGCGGCGGGACAAAGATCCCATCGTGGCGCTCATTCGCGGTTCGGCGGTAAACCAGGACGGGCGCTCGACGGGACTCACGACGCCCAATGTATTGGCGCAGGAAACGTTGTTACGAACGGCGTTGGCGACCAGTGGGGTCGCCCCGGAAGAAATTGGCTATGTCGAAGCGCACGGAACGGGAACGCCGCTCGGAGATCCCATTGAAATCGACGCGATGCGCGCAGTCTTCGGTACGCCTCGCGCCGATGGATCCGCATGCATCATTGGTGCCGTCAAGACGAACATCGGCCATCTCGAGGCGGGAGCCGGGGTCGCGAGCATCATCAAAACCGCGCAAATTTTCCGGCGCTCGATGATACCTGCGAATGGCAACTTCCGAACGCTGAATCCGCGAATCGATATCGACGACACGGCGCTCGTCTTGGCGACGGCGAATAGACAATGGCCACGCGAAAACAAAAGGCGTCGTGCCGGCGTGAGCTCCTTTGGCATGAGCGGCACGAATGCGCACGTGATTTTGGAAGAAGCCCCGGAGGAAGCATCAGGGCCGTCATCCGAAAGCTTTTCTTCGTTTCTGCTACCGCTATCGGCAGCGAAAACCGAATCGCTCGTGGCTTTGGCGCGGTCTTACGCAGAATGGTTTGCCGAGGCAAACCACGCGGCGCTCTCCGACGTGGTGTACACGGCGAGCGTCCGCCGAACCCATCACCCGCATCGGCTCGCCATCGTTGCGCGAGCACGCGAAGAGTTTGCAACGCTGCTTGGAGCCTTTTCCCGGGGAGAAGTCCCCCGCGGCGTCGTTCAAGGTCAGGCTGCGCCACAGAACGCGTCGGGTGTGGTTTTCGTATTCTCGGGTCAAGGATCGCAATGGGCGACAATGGGCATGGAATTGCTCGAACACGAGCCGATTTTCCGTGCCACGCTGGAAGAAATCGACACGCTGTTGCGGCGGTATGTTTCTTTCTCCTTGTTGGCTGAATTGCGCGCACCGGAAAATGAATCCCGACTGGGTGAAACCGAAATCGTACAGCCTGCATTGTTCGCAATTCAAGTTGGTCTGGCAAGACTGCTCGAATCATGGGGTATTCAGCCCGGCGCCGCCATTGGGCACAGCGTCGGTGAAATTGCCGCCGCTCACGTGGCCGGAATGTTGTCCCTCGAAGATGCAGTGCGGCTCGTGGCTCGACGTGGCCAAATCATGCAGAAAGCGACCGGACGCGGAAAGATGGTTTGGGCTGCATTACCGGCCGACGAAGTGTCCGAGGCATTGTCCGGGCTGGAGAACGAGCTTGCGATCGCCGCGATCAACGATCCCAAGTCGGTTGTGTTATCTGGGGAAAACACGGCGCTCGACACGGTCGTCGCCCAGCTCGACGAGCGTGGCGTGGCCACACGCCCCCTGAGGGTAAACTATGCATTCCATAGTCCCCAAATGGATCCCCTGGCGCGGGAATTGGTTGCATCGTTGGACGCCCTCCGAGCGAAAAGCGGGGCAATCCCCCTTTTCAGCACCGTCACGGGAACGCGGATCGACGGGGAACGATTGACCACCGATTACTGGGGACGCAACGTGCGATCCACGGTGAATTTCGCAGGCGCCGTACGGAGTGCGCTTCAAGATGGGTTTTGTGTATTCGTCGAAGTCGGTCCGCATCCCGTTCTTTTGTCGAATTTGCAGGAATGCGCGAATACGTCGAACGCCTACGCGCGTTTCGTGCCCACGTTGCGCCGGCATGAAAAGGAACGTCACGCAATACTCGAAGCATTGGGCGCGCTTTACGTGGCAGGCGTGGATGTCGAATGGGAAAAGCTACAAGCACGCGACGGACGCGTCGTCGCACTGCCAACGTACCCCTGGCATAGGCAACGGCATTGGATTGATGGTCCAACATTCAAGTCCAAGAATATATCAGATAGAAGCAGCCTGGACGAATTGCTTTATTCGATTGCGTGGAGACCGAAACCGGCCCCGAATGCAGGACCTACACCGCGGGCGTCGGGCGGCGCATGGTTGATGTTCATGGACCGAGCGGGCCTCGGTGACGACCTCTGCGCTCATCTGCAAAAATCCGGAGCAACGTGCATTCGTGTGGAGGCCGGGGATTCCTATGCAATGCTTGGAAAGCATCATTTCCGCATCGATATTTCCCAGCCAGGCGACTACGAAGCCGTTTTGCAGAATGCTGCTCGAGACGCACCGGCATTGACCGGAGTCATCCACCTTTTCAACATCGATGCACCCGATTGGGAGCAAACGAATGGCCTCGCGCTGCAAGCGATGCGAATTCGATGCACCGTCAGCGCACTTCATCTAGCACGAGCGCTCGTGCGACAAAACTGGCGCGACAAACCTCGCCTTTGGCTCGTCTCCCGCGGAGCGATTGCAGTGGGGCAAAAGGCACGCGCCGTTTCCGTTGCACAAGCGCCGGTTTGGGGCCTCGCACGGACGATCACGATCGAGCATCCCGAGCTCGATTGCACATGCGTCGACTTGGACGCATCACGGGATTTCGACGCGGCCGCGGCCCTCGCACGCCAATTCGAATCCAATGCCACGGAAAACCAAATTGCTCTTCGTCGTGACGGTGAATTCGTTGCACGACTCGTGCGGGCGCATGTGACCGATGCCATCGCCGCGAATTTTTCCGTGCGCGAAAACGCTACGTATCTCATTACGGGGGGTCTCGGGGGGCTGGGGTTGTCCGTGGCGCAATGGCTCGTCCGTGCGGGCGCACGTCACGTAGCGCTCATGGGACGGCGAGGTCCTTCGGAAGCGACGCAAAAGGCGATAGCGACCATGGAAGGTTCCGGGGCGAATGTCGTCGTTTTGCAATGCGATGTTTCATCCGCAGAGGCCCTTTCGACGGCACTTCGCACGATTCGCGAGCGCATGCCCGAGCTACGGGGCATCGTGCACGCTGCAGGGGTTGTCGAAGATCGAACGATCCTCGAATTGACGGCGGACCATGTCGAGCGGGTGTTTGCACCCAAGGTCGATGGCGCGTGGAATCTGCATTCACTCACACTCGACCAGAAGTTGGATTTTTTCGTTTTGTATTCGTCGGTAGCATCATTGATTGGCTCGCCCGGCCAAGGTAATTATGCAGCTGCCAACGCTTTTTTGGATGCGCTTGCCCACGCTCGCGCCGCAATGGGGCTCGCTGGGACGAGCATTCATTGGGGACCGTTTACCGAAGTCGGCATGGCGGCAGCGCATCAAAATCGCGGTGAGCGCATTGCAAACCGTGGCATCGAGGGACTTTCGCCGGACGAAGGAAACCACGCGCTGCAACGATTGCTCGAACGCCCGCGTACGGAAGTGGGCGTGCTGCGTTTCGATTTGCGCCAATGGCTGGACTTCTTCCCACAACTCGCAGGACAACCATTTTGGTCGGAAATCGACGGCAAACCGACACGCGACGCGCCCGAGACCACGGCGACGTCGAGCTTGCGAGCGACACTCGAAGCCAGTCCACATGCAGAACGTGCGAGCATCTTGGAGGAGCATCTCCGCACGCAATTGGGCCACATCCTGCAAGTCGACCCGAGCCGCATCGACCGAAAGGCTCCGTTTCGCACGCTCGGTGTCGATTCACTCATGAGCTTGGAGCTCCGCAATCGGCTGGAAAGGACGATTGGGACGAAGCTGCCCGCTACATTGTTATTCACTTATCCGCACATCGAAGCATTGACGCCATTTTTGTTGGTCGAAGGCGGATTTTCGGCCGTGCCGCAATCCGAGACCGTCGTAGCCGCAAAGAGCGCCGTCGTTGTGCATGACGACGATTGCATTGCCATCATTGGGCAAGCATGCCGATTCCCCGGAGGCGGCTCGGACCCGGAAGCATTTTGGCACGCGCTGCTGGACGGAGTGGACGCCGTACGCGAGGTCATGCCGGCCCGATGGCGTCTTGGTACGATTGCGGAAACCCATTCTGGGGCAAAATATGCAGCGTTGCTCGATGGAATCGATAAATTCGATGCGGCATTTTTTGGAATATCCCCGCGAGAAGCCGAGGCGCTCGATCCGCAACAACGAATGCTGCTCGAAGTTTCGTGGGAAGCACTGGAGAATGCAGGCCTGCCACCCGATCAATTGGTCGGAAGCAAGACCGGTGTATTCGTCGGCGTGACCGCCCTCGATTACCAACGCGTTGTATTGAGCCATCCCGAACATCTGGATGCTTATGGTGCAACGGGCACGATGTTATCGACTGCGGCGGGAAGGGTATCGTACGTGCTTGGTTTGCAAGGGCCGGCCGTGGCACTCGATACAGCCTGCTCCTCGTCACTCGTAGCGATACATTTGGCGCGTCAAAGCATCCTCAATGGGGAGAGCGACTTGGCCATTGCGGGCGGAGTCAATGCGCTGTTCTCTTGGGAAAATATGGTCATGCTGTCGGCCATGCGAGCATTGTCGCCGGACGGAAGGTGCAAAACGCTGGATGCTCGTGCAAATGGCTACGTGCGTGGTGAAGGCTGCGGGATGGTCGTCCTGAAGAGGTATTCCGATGCAATGCGCGACGGAGACCGCATCCTGGCGCTGATTCGTGGGTCGGCCATGAATCAAGACGGTCGCTCGACGGGCCTGACGGCCCCCAATGTGCTGGCTCAGCAGGCGCTTCTTCGGCAGGCGCTCGAAAACGCTCGGTTGGGGCCCGACGATATCGGATACATCGAAATGCACGGAACGGGTACACCTCTCGGGGATCCCATCGAGGCTGACGCGCTTCGTGCCATTTTTGGCAGTCCGCGAGCGGATGGTTCCTCTTGTGTGCTCGGCGCCGTGAAAACGAACATTGGCCATTTGGAATCGGCAGCAGGCGTAGCGGGACTCATTAAAATCATACAATCGTTCAGGCACGAAGTCGTGCCAGCCAATTTGCATTTTCGTGCGCTGAATCCACGCATTTCCATGGATGCTACACCCTTTGCGATACCTGCGGAACCTCGACCGTGGCCACGCGGTAATAAGCGAAGACGAGCTGGAGTTAGCTCTTTCGGAATGAGCGGAACGAATGCGCACATCATTTTGGAAGAGGCCCCTGCACAACCGTCCGCCACCGATATCGAACGGGTATCCTGGCACATGTTGCCGCTCTCGGCAAAGACTCCGCAGGCGCTTTCGGCAATGGCAAAGTCGTATGCCGACTGGTTCGTCAATACAAAAGACGTCGCGCTGCACGATATATTCTTTACGGCAAGCGCTCGCCGTAGCCACCATGAGCACCGTCTTGCCACCATTGCACGCACGCACGAAGAATTCGCCGAAATGCTAGCCGCGTTCGCCCGAGGGGACGTGATGTCGGGGGTGGCGCGAGGACCAACGAGGCCGCCGGACGACGCCCGAATCGTCTATGTATTTTCTGGGCAGGGATCGCAATGGGCAACGATGAGCCGGCAGCTCGACAAGGACGAACCCGTATTTCATGCCAAACTAGAAGAGATCGATTTGCTCTTGCGCCAATATGTCCCATGGTCATTGCACGACGAGCTCTCGGCGAAGGAAGACGGGTCGCGGCTTGGAGAAACCGTCATTGCCCAGCCCGCCATTTTTGCCGTTCAAGTTGCGCTCGGTGCGCTCTTCGAGTCATGGGGGATCACGCCCCACGCGGTCATCGGCCATAGCGTGGGTGAAATTGCAGCAGCTCATATTTGCGGCTCGCTTTCGCTTGCAGAAGCCGTGCGGCTCGTGGTTTTGCGTGGCAACATCATGCAAAAAGCAACCGGAAACGGGAAAATGGCGTGGGCCGCGCTCTCCGCAAAAGAAGCAATGCAAATCATTGCAGGACGCGAAGACGAGCTGTCGATTGGCGCGATCAATGATCCCTCGTCGGTTGTATTGTCCGGAGAAACCCGTGCACTCGATGCAGTCGTTGCCGAGCTCGGGCGACGTGGCGTCGCTACGCGGCCGCTGCGCGTGAATTACGCGTTCCATAGCCCGCAAATGACCCCGCTTGCGAGCGAATTGGTCGCCGAGCTGGGTAGCATCGAAATGGCCCGCGGGGTATTGCCAATGTATAGCTCGGTCACGGGTCATCGGTTGGCCGAGAACGACTTGGATGCTGCGTACTGGGGGCACAACGTTCGAGATACCGTGGACTTTGCGGCAGCCGTCGACGCTGCGCTCGACGATGGGTACCGTATTTTCTTGGAAATGGCACCTCATCCGGTTTTGTTGGCCAATCTGCAGCAATGCGCCTCCGCGAAAAACGTCGACGCATTGATGGTGCCCACGTTGCGACGGCAAGGCGACGAGCGTCGTTCTTTACTGGAAGCACTTGGAGCGTTATGGGCCGAAGGGCTGAAGGTGAATTGGCAAAAGCTCCTCGGCGAGCGAGGGCAGGTCGTTACATTGCCGGCGTATGCGTGGCAGCGCGAGCGATATTGGATCGAAGAGGCGAACGCGCACGTGCAGGAAGCTCCGCCGGCACGCGATCCGCTCGACGATCTTCTTTATTCGGTAAATTGGCACAAGCACGAAATCAAAGAGCGCGCGACGGCATCGTCGCGGCCTGGTAGCGCATGGCTTGTCTTCACCGACGACAGCGGCGTCGGTGAAAAGCTCGGGGCCTCGTTCGACGCGCAGAACATCGATTGGATTCACGTTCGGGCAGGCGACGAATACGAGCGGCGCGGATCTACTTTCTATACGCTCGATCCTCAAAAAGTGGAGCATTATCGTTCGCTCCTGCGAGAAGCATTTCCGGAAGGTCGTGATTGCCTCGGCATCGTCTATTTATTCGCACTCGATCACGGTGCGCCGGAGTCGACCACGGAAGAAACTTTGCAACGCGACCAAATTCGAGGGTTTTGGGGGGCGACTTGTTTCGTGCAGGCGCTCCTTCGCCATGGTTGGCGTGACAAACCTCCCCTATGGCTCGTGACGCGTGGAGCGGTGCCGGCTGGTGGTGCCGCGGTATCGAACCCAGCGCAGGCGCCTCTGTGGGGCCTTGGTCGCACCCTTACCATTGAATACCCCGAGCTACGGTGTGTATGCATTGACCTAAACCCCACCATTCACGCAGACGAAGCGCGCCATTTTGCTCGCGAGCTCGAAACGGCAGACGGCGAATCTTCCGTGGCTCTAAGGAGCGATGGCCGGTACGTTGCGCGGCTCGAGCACACGCGAATCGTAGAATCGGCGTCGAATGTCCGCCTCCTCGAGCATGCCACGTATCTCATTACAGGAGGATTGGGAGGGCTCGGGCTTTCGGTAGCACAATGGATGGTCGAATCGGGCGCACGCCATCTCGTGCTCGTCGGACGCCAGACGCCTTCTCATGAAGCGCGGCTGGCAATTCAAAAGATGGAGGCAGCGGGAGCGCGTATTCGAATCATGCAAGGCGACGTGACCCGTCGCGCCGATGTATCGTCCCTATTTCAGGCGATATCGGAAGATGGGCCGCCTTTGCGAGGCATCATTCATGCTGCAGGCATACCAGGAAAAACGGTTCCCCTGTCGGAGCTCGGCAAGGACGAATTCGATTCGGTCATTGCAGCGAAGGTCCATGGGGCTTGGCATTTGCATGATTTGAGTCGCGGGTCGAGCCTGGACTTTTTCATTCTTTATTCGTCTGCTTCTGCATTGCTCGGCCTCGTCGGTCGAGCCAGTTATGCGGCAGCGAATGCATTTTTGGATGCGATGGCGCTGTGGCGACAAGGGCAAGGCCTGCCTTGTACGAGCATTCAATGGGGCGCATTTGCTTCGGTGGGAATGGCTCGTCGACAAGACGCACAAGAGCGGCTCAGCGAAAGCGGGCTCAGTGGATTGGCACCTGCGCAAGGATTGCACGCGCTTGCCAAGCTCATCGCGCACCCGCAGCCGAACATCGTCGTCATGCATTTTTCTCTCCGGCAATGGTTGGACGTATTTCCTCATCTATCGGATGCGCCGCTGTTCCGCGAATTGCAAGGGCGAACGGATGGAGCGATACCCGTGCCAGCGGCGGCGGTCGAATACCCGATGCAGCAACGCTTGGCAGCCGCCGCGCCAAAAGACAGACCCGAAATGGTGGAGGCGCACGTGCGCAACTTGCTGGGGCGCGTGCTCAAATTGCCGCCCGACCGCATTGGCCGACTTGCACCGTTTCAAACTCTCGGCGTGGATTCCTTATTGAGTCTCGAAGTGCGAAATCGATTGGAAAGCGAATTTGGCGTGCGATTACCGGCGACTTTGTTATTTACTTACGCGAACCTCGCAGATTTATCTAAGAGTCTCTTGGATTTGTTGGGACCAGTCGGCGCAACTCAGGACGAATCACCAAGTGCTAGCGTATCGAACGAAACGGACGTTCCCGATGACGTGGCCAATGCCACGGGTGCGGATTTGTTCGAACTGCTCGACGCAGAGCTCGCGCTAGCGGACAAAGGGGTGTAA